A region of the Geoalkalibacter sp. genome:
AAGGATTTGTAGCGCCGTTGACCGATGCCGCCGATATTTCTCGGTTGATATATAGTCTTTCGCCTATAAAAACTAGCAAAGATTTGATTAGACTGGGGCCGGATGGAGATGGGGGTTATTTAGTCCCAGATGATTTGGTGGGCGTTGAGGCCTGTTTTTCACCAGGTGTTAATCTGGTTTCAGATTTTGAAAAAGCCTGTGCTGATCGCGGCATGCAGGTTTTTTTGGCTGATAAATCTGTCGATTCCCCTGCGGTGTTGCATCAGAATTTTCAATTCACCAAAAAGTATATTGGTGCATTTAACGATAATGATTTTATGACAATTGACTCATGGGTCAGCGGCTCCTTAATAAATAAGGAATGTGATTTGATTTTGCAAATTGATATAGAAGGGTATGAATATGAGGTTTTTCTAAGTTGTTCTGAAAAACTCATGAGTAGATTTAGAATTATAGTCGCAGAGTTTCATGATTTAGATCAATTATGGAATAGGCCGTTTTATCTGATGGCATCTAGAGTGTTCGAAAAAATAAATAAAACACATGCTTGCGTGCATATCCATCCAAATAATTACTATGGTGTCTATAAAAAATTCGATATAGAGATGCCAAAATTGGCAGAATTTACCTTTCTGAGGAATGATAGGATTGAAAGTTTTGAATATGAAAAAAATTTTCCACATCCTTTGGATCGTGACAATACCAAAAACAAAACAATCGTTTTGCCAAATTCTTGGCTAAGAAAATAGAGCTTTGTAATGTTAAAATATCCCGAAAATAATATGAAAATATCAATAGTTACGCCTTCCTTTAATCAGGGAGAATTTTTGGAAGAAACTATTCAGTCAGTGATTTGCCAAAAATATAAAAATTTTGAATACATTATCATAGATGGTGGAA
Encoded here:
- a CDS encoding FkbM family methyltransferase — its product is MRQLKKKIANFLIGKKGFVAPLTDAADISRLIYSLSPIKTSKDLIRLGPDGDGGYLVPDDLVGVEACFSPGVNLVSDFEKACADRGMQVFLADKSVDSPAVLHQNFQFTKKYIGAFNDNDFMTIDSWVSGSLINKECDLILQIDIEGYEYEVFLSCSEKLMSRFRIIVAEFHDLDQLWNRPFYLMASRVFEKINKTHACVHIHPNNYYGVYKKFDIEMPKLAEFTFLRNDRIESFEYEKNFPHPLDRDNTKNKTIVLPNSWLRK